One genomic segment of Mytilus galloprovincialis chromosome 5, xbMytGall1.hap1.1, whole genome shotgun sequence includes these proteins:
- the LOC143075104 gene encoding large ribosomal subunit protein uL23-like, which yields MAPKDKKKGDKPKKEGKKDAPAKVAPAGKSKSKAKDKAMKTRKNVVKGIHAKRSRKIRTSVHFYRPKTLALPRQPKYPRKSIPRTDRLDKYRIVKFPLTTESAMKKIEDNNTLVFIVDKRANKPQIKLAVKKLYDIDVAKVNTLIRPDGEKKAYVRLAPDYDALDVANKIGII from the exons ATGGCACCCAAAGACAAGAAGAAGGGTGATA AACCAAAAAAAGAGGGCAAGAAGGATGCCCCAGCTAAAGTTGCCCCAGCAGGCAAAAGCAAAAGCAAGGCCAAGGATAAAGCAATGAAAACCAGAAAGAATGTGGTGAAGGGTATTCATGCAAAACGTAGTAGAAAAATCAGGACTTCAGTACATTTCTACAGACCTAAGACACTGGCACTACCAAGACAGCCAAAATATCCAAGGAAGAGTATACCTAGGACAGATAG atTAGACAAATACAGAATTGTGAAGTTTCCACTGACCACTGAATCTGCCATGAAAAAGATTGAAGACAACAACACACTGGTCTTCATTGTTGACAAACGAGCAAACAAACCACAGATTAAACTAGCAGTGAAAAAATTATATGATATTGATGTAGCTAAAGTGAACACATTGATCAG ACCTGATGGTGAAAAGAAAGCTTACGTCAGATTAGCCCCAGATTATGATGCTTTGGATGTTGCCAACAAG ATTGGTATCATCTAG